The proteins below are encoded in one region of Bacteroides uniformis:
- a CDS encoding CPBP family intramembrane glutamic endopeptidase, whose protein sequence is METEETVKEECVAMSKTKRIWLAFVDIVLFTVLFMIFLFLFAIPFAIAFPELKTQAGGMSVYLMMLNEVLMLASGLIAACMVLGFRKLPFSGLGLSLKGWGRSLLNGALFVVFLYAVGFGLSLLLGAVEVAGVLFSPISLLSSLLLYFLVAVTEEVIGRGFILGRMLDGGVNKFVALLISAVLFSLMHLFNPSFAFVPFLNIMLAGCFLGASYIYTRNLCFPIALHWFWNWIQGSVLGYKVSGNEFSNKNLLILHFPEENLINGGTFGFEGSILCSLLLVLGTVIILRHYYKGLVIRD, encoded by the coding sequence ATGGAGACGGAAGAAACAGTGAAGGAAGAGTGTGTTGCTATGAGTAAAACAAAACGTATTTGGCTGGCATTCGTTGATATAGTACTGTTTACTGTACTTTTTATGATTTTTCTGTTTTTGTTTGCCATACCTTTTGCGATTGCTTTCCCTGAGTTGAAGACACAAGCTGGTGGGATGAGCGTCTATTTAATGATGTTGAATGAAGTCTTGATGTTGGCCAGTGGGCTTATTGCCGCTTGTATGGTGCTGGGCTTTAGGAAGCTTCCTTTTTCGGGCTTGGGCTTGTCTTTGAAGGGATGGGGTAGAAGCCTGCTGAACGGAGCTTTGTTTGTCGTGTTCTTGTATGCAGTTGGTTTTGGCTTGTCTTTATTGTTGGGGGCTGTGGAAGTGGCAGGGGTCTTGTTTTCTCCCATTTCGTTGTTGTCGAGTCTTTTGCTTTATTTTTTAGTGGCAGTTACGGAAGAAGTTATTGGACGCGGTTTCATTTTAGGGCGTATGCTGGATGGAGGCGTCAATAAGTTTGTGGCATTGCTTATCTCTGCGGTGTTATTTTCGTTGATGCATCTTTTCAATCCCAGCTTTGCCTTCGTCCCGTTTTTGAATATCATGCTGGCGGGTTGTTTCTTGGGAGCTTCCTATATATACACGCGTAACCTCTGTTTCCCCATTGCCTTGCATTGGTTCTGGAACTGGATTCAAGGTTCTGTTTTGGGATATAAAGTCAGTGGAAATGAATTTAGCAATAAGAATCTGCTGATTCTTCACTTTCCGGAAGAAAATCTGATAAATGGAGGAACTTTCGGGTTCGAAGGCTCTATTCTGTGTTCACTACTTTTAGTGCTTGGTACAGTAATTATCTTAAGACACTATTATAAGGGATTAGTGATTAGGGATTAA